Proteins encoded by one window of Collimonas fungivorans:
- a CDS encoding CVNH domain-containing protein, with the protein MKIKSMLGLIACCGSFAACAASPYDDGYPQYPSAAPGYYGDAPVVAYGGYGDSPSYGDRNDDRYGGRDNWTPPGSYRDSCRDIVVRRGMLEATCGGDNGGRRTSIPLSSCRSGSFDNINGNLQCAGGGRDYGRSNRDVPPGSYLQSCSDIGVRGGVLEATCGGRDNSRIRSSISVRSCRSGSFANINGYLQCDR; encoded by the coding sequence ATGAAAATCAAATCCATGTTGGGCCTGATTGCCTGCTGCGGTTCGTTCGCCGCCTGTGCCGCAAGCCCGTATGACGACGGTTATCCCCAATACCCATCTGCCGCGCCCGGCTACTATGGCGATGCGCCTGTTGTCGCTTATGGCGGATACGGCGATTCTCCTTCGTACGGCGACCGCAATGACGATCGTTATGGCGGCCGCGACAATTGGACGCCGCCCGGCAGCTACCGCGATTCCTGCCGCGATATCGTGGTCCGGCGCGGCATGCTGGAAGCCACCTGCGGCGGCGACAATGGCGGCAGAAGGACGTCGATCCCGCTGTCTTCCTGCCGTAGCGGCAGTTTTGATAATATAAACGGCAACCTGCAATGTGCTGGCGGCGGTCGTGACTACGGTCGTTCCAACAGAGACGTGCCACCGGGGAGCTACCTCCAATCTTGTTCGGATATCGGGGTTCGCGGCGGTGTATTGGAAGCAACCTGTGGCGGCAGAGACAACAGCAGGATACGGTCGTCGATCTCCGTGCGTTCCTGCAGGAGCGGCAGCTTCGCCAATATCAACGGCTACCTGCAATGCGACCGCTAG
- a CDS encoding tetratricopeptide repeat protein — MSDGMHDWETRVAALWKQVDSVTPEQLVSRIDLLAAERPADDALALFERACARDTAGLESAAEPLYRAALASQGLDPYRQARASIQLGSTLRLLGQLDESERLLAAQLQRYADAAYGKALYDETRATLALTYLLQGRAAEAACLALATLAPHLSRYNRSVAANAAEILKNTATASNWS, encoded by the coding sequence ATGAGCGACGGCATGCACGACTGGGAGACGCGTGTCGCTGCGCTCTGGAAGCAGGTCGACTCGGTGACGCCGGAGCAGCTGGTCAGCCGCATCGATCTGCTGGCGGCCGAGCGGCCTGCAGATGACGCCCTGGCTTTATTCGAGCGCGCCTGCGCGCGCGACACGGCCGGGCTGGAATCGGCGGCGGAGCCGCTGTACCGGGCGGCGCTGGCAAGCCAGGGCCTCGATCCTTACCGCCAGGCGCGAGCCTCGATCCAGCTTGGCAGCACCTTGCGTCTGCTGGGGCAACTGGATGAGAGCGAACGTTTGCTGGCCGCGCAGCTTCAGCGCTACGCCGATGCTGCATATGGCAAGGCTCTGTACGATGAAACGCGCGCTACGCTTGCGCTGACTTACCTGCTGCAGGGAAGGGCGGCGGAAGCCGCCTGCCTGGCGCTGGCTACGCTGGCGCCGCATTTGTCCCGCTACAATCGTTCGGTGGCGGCTAACGCTGCTGAAATCCTGAAGAATACCGCCACTGCTTCCAACTGGTCCTGA
- a CDS encoding M4 family metallopeptidase has protein sequence MLLQAKSIARAAVTENEQAKLYVQLGSNNVAQLIYVVSFVNKSAAKPSRPYFIIDANTGAILKKWEGITHYEASGPGGNAKTGQYEYQPGGKYGPLIVDSNCNMITTNVITVDLQNGTSGSTPFHFTCPRNTYKAVNGAFSPLNDAHYFGNVVFNMYRDWLSLRPISQTLYMKVHYGNSYENAFWDGSAMNFGDGASTFYPLVALDVSGHEVSHGFTEQNSGLVYSGMSGGMNEAFSDMAGEASENYMKGTNDFLVGTEIFKATGALRYMANPTQDGRSIDNAKNYTSSLDVHYSSGVYNKAFYLLATTAGWSTRKAFEVMADANHLYWTANSTFNQGACGVEKAATSRGYVVADVTAAFKAVGVSCSTSSGNVLVKGVPVTGISLATGASNVYSITVPAGARNLSFQLSGGSGDGDIYVKWNATPTTSSYDGKSEGGTNSESVTISAPKAGTYYLLLNSYRTVSNASLVANYQ, from the coding sequence GTGCTGCTGCAAGCCAAATCGATTGCACGCGCCGCGGTGACCGAAAACGAGCAGGCCAAGTTGTATGTCCAGCTCGGCAGCAATAATGTGGCGCAGCTGATCTATGTGGTGTCCTTCGTCAACAAGAGCGCAGCGAAGCCAAGCCGTCCGTATTTCATCATTGACGCCAACACCGGCGCCATCCTGAAAAAATGGGAAGGCATCACCCATTACGAAGCCAGCGGTCCCGGCGGCAATGCCAAGACCGGCCAGTACGAGTACCAGCCCGGCGGCAAATACGGCCCGCTGATTGTCGACAGCAACTGCAACATGATCACCACCAATGTGATCACTGTCGACCTGCAGAACGGCACCAGCGGCAGCACCCCCTTCCATTTCACCTGCCCGCGCAATACCTACAAGGCTGTCAACGGCGCGTTTTCGCCGCTGAACGACGCCCACTACTTCGGCAATGTGGTGTTCAACATGTACCGCGACTGGCTCAGCCTGCGCCCTATCAGTCAGACCCTGTACATGAAGGTCCACTACGGCAACAGCTATGAAAACGCTTTCTGGGACGGCAGCGCCATGAATTTCGGCGACGGCGCTTCCACCTTCTATCCCCTGGTAGCGCTGGACGTCTCCGGCCATGAAGTCAGCCACGGTTTCACCGAGCAGAATTCCGGCCTGGTGTACAGCGGCATGTCAGGCGGCATGAACGAAGCCTTTTCCGACATGGCCGGCGAAGCTTCCGAAAACTACATGAAGGGCACCAACGACTTCCTGGTCGGCACCGAAATCTTCAAGGCCACCGGCGCACTGCGCTACATGGCCAATCCGACCCAGGATGGCCGCTCGATCGACAACGCCAAGAACTACACCAGCAGCCTCGACGTGCACTACAGCAGCGGCGTGTACAACAAGGCGTTCTACCTGCTGGCGACCACCGCCGGCTGGAGCACCCGCAAAGCGTTCGAAGTCATGGCCGACGCCAACCACCTGTACTGGACCGCCAACAGCACCTTTAACCAGGGCGCTTGCGGTGTCGAGAAAGCCGCCACCAGCCGTGGTTACGTCGTAGCCGATGTTACCGCGGCATTCAAGGCGGTGGGCGTCAGCTGCAGCACCAGCAGCGGCAACGTGCTGGTCAAGGGCGTGCCTGTCACAGGCATCTCGCTTGCCACCGGCGCCAGCAACGTGTACAGCATCACGGTGCCGGCCGGCGCCAGGAACCTGAGCTTCCAGTTGTCTGGCGGCAGCGGTGACGGCGACATCTACGTCAAGTGGAATGCCACGCCGACCACCAGTTCCTACGACGGCAAATCGGAAGGCGGCACCAATTCCGAAAGCGTGACCATCAGCGCACCGAAAGCAGGAACGTATTACCTGCTGCTGAATTCCTACCGCACTGTCAGCAACGCCAGCCTGGTCGCCAACTACCAGTAA
- a CDS encoding LysR family transcriptional regulator: MQSILELRHLKTLHALREAGNLLRAATLLNVTQSALSHQIKQLEDHHGTTLFERKSVPVRFTPAGERLLKLADAVLPQVAESERDLVRLAQGVAGQLRIAVECHTCFDWLMPAMDIFRKRWPEVELDIVSGFQADPVGLLYEHRADVAIVAEVDPDEKVDYHALFSFEIVALVAHDHPLAGKEYLVAEDFAGYTLITYPVPDDMLDVVRQVLKPAGIQTARRTTELTVAMLQLVASRRGIATLPIWAAQNYLTRDYVLAKRITAAGLTGRLYAACLPEMSQQSYLADFVGTTRESCYLNLLSVELL; the protein is encoded by the coding sequence ATGCAATCCATCCTGGAATTACGCCACCTGAAAACTCTGCATGCCCTGCGCGAAGCCGGCAACCTGCTGCGCGCGGCGACGCTGCTCAACGTTACCCAGTCGGCGCTGTCGCACCAGATCAAGCAGCTGGAAGATCACCATGGCACCACCCTGTTCGAACGTAAATCGGTGCCGGTACGGTTTACCCCGGCCGGCGAACGTTTGCTGAAACTGGCGGATGCGGTATTGCCGCAGGTGGCGGAAAGCGAGCGTGACCTGGTGCGGCTGGCGCAAGGCGTGGCCGGCCAGCTGCGGATTGCGGTGGAATGCCATACCTGCTTCGACTGGCTGATGCCGGCCATGGATATCTTCCGCAAGCGCTGGCCGGAAGTGGAGCTGGATATCGTCTCCGGCTTCCAGGCCGATCCGGTCGGGCTGTTATATGAACATCGCGCCGATGTCGCGATCGTGGCGGAAGTCGATCCCGATGAAAAAGTCGATTACCACGCCTTGTTCAGTTTCGAGATCGTGGCGCTGGTGGCGCACGACCATCCGCTGGCGGGCAAGGAATATCTGGTGGCGGAAGATTTCGCCGGCTACACGCTGATTACCTATCCGGTGCCGGACGACATGCTGGATGTGGTACGCCAGGTATTGAAGCCGGCCGGCATCCAGACCGCGCGCCGCACCACCGAACTGACGGTGGCGATGCTGCAGCTGGTCGCCAGCCGGCGCGGCATCGCTACCTTGCCGATCTGGGCTGCGCAGAACTACCTGACACGTGACTATGTGCTGGCCAAGAGGATCACCGCCGCCGGCCTGACCGGGCGGCTGTATGCCGCCTGCCTGCCGGAGATGTCGCAGCAATCGTATCTGGCCGACTTTGTCGGCACTACGCGCGAAAGCTGCTACCTCAACCTGCTGAGCGTGGAGCTGCTTTGA